From the Desulfovibrio sp. JY genome, one window contains:
- the trpB gene encoding tryptophan synthase subunit beta — protein sequence MRKAYFGDFGGQFVPELLMPPLLELEEAMKTIVPSEKFQKELGALLTDYVGRPSPLYRCPNLSRELGFDLWLKREDLNHTGAHKINNTMGQGLLTKYMGKQVLLAETGAGQHGVATATAAAMLGLGCIVYMGAEDVSRQSHNVKRMKLLGAEVVPIESGTKTLKDAINAALRYWIAEQRTTHYCFGTAAGPHPFPTLVRDFQAIISKEARAQCLEKMGRLPDYVVACVGGGSNAIGMFHHFEPDASVKLIGVEAAGTGEPGCYNSAPINLGTPGVLHGMHSMLLQTREGQILPSHSVSAGLDYPGVGPEHAHLAATGRVHYGMAVDTEALNAFEVLCHREGIIPALESSHAVGWVLTHAAEIPKGSQVVVCLSGRGDKDLGIIEAYEKKAGGRA from the coding sequence ATGCGTAAAGCGTACTTTGGAGACTTCGGGGGACAGTTTGTCCCCGAACTGCTCATGCCGCCGCTTCTGGAGCTGGAAGAGGCCATGAAGACCATCGTGCCAAGCGAGAAGTTCCAGAAGGAACTCGGCGCGCTGCTGACCGATTACGTAGGCCGGCCCTCGCCGCTGTACCGCTGCCCCAACCTGTCCAGGGAGCTGGGGTTCGATCTGTGGCTTAAAAGGGAAGATCTGAACCATACCGGCGCGCACAAGATCAACAACACCATGGGCCAGGGGCTGCTCACGAAATACATGGGCAAGCAGGTGCTTCTGGCCGAGACCGGGGCCGGCCAGCACGGCGTGGCCACGGCCACGGCCGCCGCCATGTTGGGCCTTGGCTGCATCGTCTACATGGGGGCCGAGGACGTTTCCCGCCAGTCCCACAACGTCAAGCGCATGAAGCTCCTTGGCGCGGAGGTCGTGCCCATCGAGTCCGGCACCAAGACGCTCAAGGACGCCATCAACGCGGCGCTGCGCTACTGGATCGCCGAGCAGCGCACCACGCACTACTGCTTCGGCACGGCGGCCGGGCCCCATCCATTCCCCACGCTGGTGCGCGACTTCCAGGCCATCATTTCCAAGGAAGCGCGGGCCCAGTGTTTGGAGAAGATGGGCCGGCTGCCGGACTACGTGGTCGCCTGCGTGGGCGGCGGTTCCAACGCCATCGGCATGTTCCACCACTTCGAACCGGACGCGTCGGTCAAACTCATCGGCGTGGAAGCCGCCGGCACGGGCGAACCGGGCTGCTACAACTCCGCGCCCATAAACTTGGGCACGCCGGGGGTGCTCCACGGCATGCACTCCATGCTCCTGCAAACCAGGGAAGGCCAGATCCTGCCCTCCCATTCCGTTTCCGCCGGCCTGGACTATCCCGGCGTCGGCCCCGAGCATGCCCATCTGGCCGCCACCGGCCGGGTGCACTACGGCATGGCCGTGGATACCGAGGCGCTCAATGCCTTCGAGGTCCTGTGCCATCGGGAAGGCATCATCCCGGCGCTTGAAAGCTCCCATGCCGTAGGCTGGGTGCTGACCCACGCCGCCGAGATTCCGAAAGGGTCGCAGGTGGTGGTGTGCCTGTCCGGCCGGGGCGACAAGGACCTCGGCATCATCGAAGCCTACGAAAAAAAGGCGGGAGGCCGCGCATGA
- the trpA gene encoding tryptophan synthase subunit alpha produces MSQSILTTRIMEALAAGRKALIPFLPGGFPDKERFFDELDALDAGGADIIEIGVPFSDPVADGPVVEKASLDCLLNGTCLSWILHELERRKGRYKAGLVLMGYYNPFLQYGLENLAEDAAAAGVAGFVVPDLPLEEAGPMAETLGKHDLDLIPLVGLNTSEERLAAYAAHARGFVYFVSVLGTTGMRETLPAEIAEHLASVRRIFDVPVALGFGIKSPEQLIPFGDSIDAVVFGSALIAHIETGGTAAEFMQRWRS; encoded by the coding sequence ATGAGCCAGTCCATCCTTACCACTCGCATCATGGAGGCGCTGGCGGCCGGACGCAAGGCGCTGATTCCGTTTCTGCCCGGCGGATTTCCGGACAAGGAACGGTTTTTCGACGAACTCGACGCGCTGGATGCCGGCGGCGCGGACATCATCGAGATCGGCGTGCCCTTTTCCGATCCCGTTGCCGACGGACCGGTGGTGGAAAAGGCGTCCCTCGATTGCCTGTTAAACGGCACCTGCCTGTCCTGGATCCTCCACGAACTCGAGCGCCGCAAGGGCCGCTACAAGGCGGGACTGGTGCTCATGGGCTACTACAATCCCTTTCTCCAGTACGGCCTGGAAAACCTTGCCGAGGATGCGGCGGCGGCCGGGGTTGCGGGATTCGTCGTCCCGGACCTGCCCCTGGAGGAAGCCGGGCCCATGGCCGAGACCCTGGGGAAACACGACCTGGACCTGATCCCGCTGGTCGGGCTCAACACGTCCGAGGAGCGGCTTGCCGCCTACGCGGCCCATGCCAGGGGATTCGTCTACTTCGTCTCCGTGCTCGGCACCACGGGCATGCGCGAGACGCTGCCGGCCGAAATCGCCGAGCACCTCGCCTCGGTGCGGCGCATCTTCGACGTGCCCGTGGCCCTCGGCTTCGGCATCAAATCCCCGGAACAGCTCATCCCCTTCGGCGACAGCATCGACGCCGTGGTCTTCGGCTCGGCGCTGATCGCCCACATCGAGACCGGCGGCACGGCCGCCGAATTCATGCAGCGCTGGCGCAGCTGA
- a CDS encoding LysE family translocator, which produces MHLQNYAAYLTALTASMLTPGPAMLQALTLGMRHGCRPVVFVALGNVCATLTQIVIALYGLSLLGREPWLLRAASLAGAAYIAWLGLALWRAGARDIAPDGACVRPPLVSLALQGAGVAAVNPKAWGFLGALLPPFAAAGMPAVADIALLAAPICLLAFGGMLAYARFGAFLARALASPCAARRFFRVVAATLWACAGYFVFG; this is translated from the coding sequence ATGCACCTTCAAAACTACGCCGCCTACCTGACCGCCCTGACCGCCAGCATGCTGACGCCGGGCCCGGCCATGTTGCAGGCCCTGACCCTCGGCATGCGCCACGGCTGCCGGCCTGTCGTTTTCGTGGCCCTGGGCAACGTCTGCGCCACCCTCACCCAGATCGTCATCGCCCTGTACGGACTTTCGCTGCTCGGGCGCGAGCCATGGCTGCTTCGCGCGGCAAGCCTTGCCGGCGCGGCCTACATCGCCTGGCTGGGGTTGGCCTTGTGGCGGGCCGGCGCCCGCGACATCGCCCCGGACGGCGCCTGTGTCCGGCCGCCGCTTGTTTCCCTCGCCCTGCAAGGCGCGGGCGTGGCTGCGGTCAATCCCAAGGCCTGGGGATTTCTCGGGGCGCTGTTGCCGCCCTTTGCCGCCGCCGGCATGCCGGCCGTGGCCGACATCGCGCTTCTGGCCGCGCCCATCTGCCTGCTCGCCTTTGGCGGCATGCTGGCCTACGCCCGGTTCGGGGCCTTCCTGGCCAGGGCGCTGGCCTCGCCGTGCGCGGCAAGACGCTTTTTCCGTGTCGTGGCCGCAACGCTTTGGGCCTGCGCCGGCTACTTCGTGTTCGGATAG
- a CDS encoding hybrid sensor histidine kinase/response regulator, whose protein sequence is MPQCAKVLFVDDDQAVLDGVRRGLCRAYDVATALGPMEGLRTLDEGGPFAVVVSDLRMPGMDGVTFLRKVHEVAPEAVLIMLTGHGDLTAAMAAVNEGHIFRFLTKPCPTPNLSRALNAALDHYRLAATEKELLRVTLENARLKEDVERIMRHDLKSPLSAIISLPQVMRMADNLDDDQRDMLALIEESGYLILSMVNLSTALYKMERDQYVLEPTDVNLVPIIEKNFGFYVDTAQRRGLTLSLTVDGAPVPPGSGFTVRGEELLCFSMLANLITNAVEASPKGGTISVDLGRTGDMAHIAIANAGPVPECVRGCFFDKYATAGKAKGTGLGTYSAKRIALAHGGNIAMETDDVGTRVTVRLPVA, encoded by the coding sequence ATGCCCCAATGCGCCAAGGTGCTTTTCGTCGACGACGACCAGGCCGTGCTCGACGGCGTGCGGCGGGGGCTTTGTCGCGCCTACGACGTGGCCACGGCCCTCGGCCCCATGGAGGGGCTGCGGACCCTTGACGAGGGCGGCCCCTTCGCCGTGGTCGTCTCGGACCTGCGCATGCCGGGCATGGACGGGGTGACCTTCCTGCGAAAAGTCCATGAGGTCGCCCCGGAGGCCGTCCTCATCATGCTGACCGGCCACGGCGATCTGACCGCGGCCATGGCCGCGGTCAACGAAGGCCACATCTTCCGCTTTCTGACCAAACCCTGCCCAACCCCCAACCTGTCGCGCGCCCTGAACGCGGCGCTGGACCATTACCGGCTGGCGGCCACGGAAAAGGAACTGCTGCGGGTGACCCTGGAAAACGCCCGGCTCAAGGAGGATGTGGAACGTATCATGCGCCATGACCTCAAATCGCCGCTGTCGGCCATCATCAGCCTGCCCCAGGTCATGCGCATGGCCGACAACCTCGACGACGACCAGCGCGACATGCTCGCCCTCATCGAGGAGTCCGGCTACCTGATCCTGTCCATGGTCAACCTGTCCACGGCGCTCTACAAGATGGAACGGGACCAGTACGTGCTCGAACCGACGGACGTGAACCTGGTTCCCATCATCGAAAAAAACTTCGGCTTCTATGTCGATACGGCCCAACGGCGCGGCCTGACCCTCTCCCTGACCGTCGACGGCGCGCCGGTCCCGCCGGGAAGCGGCTTCACGGTGCGCGGGGAGGAGCTCTTATGCTTCTCCATGCTGGCCAACCTCATAACCAATGCGGTGGAGGCCTCGCCGAAGGGCGGCACGATCTCCGTGGACCTCGGCCGCACAGGGGACATGGCCCACATCGCCATCGCCAACGCCGGCCCGGTGCCCGAATGCGTACGCGGCTGTTTTTTCGACAAGTACGCCACCGCCGGCAAGGCCAAGGGCACCGGGCTCGGCACCTACTCGGCCAAGCGCATCGCCCTGGCCCACGGCGGCAACATCGCCATGGAAACCGACGACGTGGGCACGCGCGTCACGGTGCGCCTCCCGGTCGCCTGA
- a CDS encoding response regulator — MDIPLAIAILIVDDQQPMRKTIAYILRQLGFKNLNYAEDGEGAWEIINNNPVDLVLLDWNMPRMSGLALLERIRRSERFAKLPVVMITAEANEEHVVTAIGAGVTNYVVKPFTPDVLARKIREAWSSPRVRRPGGAP, encoded by the coding sequence GTGGACATCCCCCTGGCCATCGCCATCCTGATCGTCGACGATCAGCAGCCCATGCGCAAGACCATCGCCTACATCCTGCGCCAACTCGGCTTCAAGAACCTCAATTATGCCGAGGACGGGGAAGGGGCGTGGGAGATCATCAACAACAATCCGGTGGACCTCGTGCTGCTCGACTGGAACATGCCGCGCATGTCCGGGCTCGCGCTGCTCGAACGTATCCGCAGGAGCGAACGCTTTGCCAAACTGCCCGTGGTCATGATCACGGCCGAGGCCAACGAGGAGCATGTCGTCACGGCCATCGGCGCCGGCGTGACCAATTACGTGGTCAAGCCGTTTACCCCGGACGTGCTGGCCAGAAAGATTCGGGAGGCCTGGAGCTCGCCCAGGGTCAGGCGACCGGGAGGCGCACCGTGA
- the phoU gene encoding phosphate signaling complex protein PhoU has protein sequence MERIIEADLEKLKTDTLTIFHMAQAAVEKALHAVFDREAAAAGAVIEGDAAIDARECALDAEILRLLALHQPVARDLRYIVACMRVVGDAERIGDQAVGIAKRSLLLAGRDPIAPPVRLEELAETTRDYLARTAVCFSELDMEIARRLCEESEEVLDLNVAILKEMTEYMRDVARPVERAVQFCFIAHGLKRVCDQCTNIAESVVFIREGACSRHRCD, from the coding sequence GTGGAACGGATTATCGAGGCTGATCTGGAGAAGTTGAAGACAGATACGCTGACGATTTTCCATATGGCCCAGGCCGCCGTCGAAAAGGCCCTGCACGCGGTGTTCGACCGCGAAGCGGCTGCGGCCGGGGCCGTCATCGAAGGCGACGCGGCCATCGATGCCCGGGAATGCGCCCTGGATGCGGAAATCCTGCGCCTGCTCGCCTTGCACCAGCCCGTGGCCCGGGACCTGCGCTACATCGTCGCCTGCATGCGCGTCGTCGGCGACGCGGAACGCATCGGCGACCAGGCGGTGGGCATTGCCAAGCGCAGCCTGCTGCTGGCCGGCCGCGACCCCATCGCGCCGCCCGTGCGGCTGGAGGAACTGGCCGAGACCACGCGGGATTACCTGGCCCGCACGGCCGTGTGCTTCTCCGAGCTCGACATGGAGATCGCCCGCCGGCTGTGCGAGGAATCCGAGGAAGTCCTGGACCTCAACGTGGCCATTCTCAAGGAGATGACGGAGTACATGCGCGACGTGGCCCGGCCGGTGGAACGCGCCGTACAGTTCTGCTTCATTGCCCATGGGCTCAAGCGCGTGTGCGACCAGTGCACCAACATCGCGGAATCGGTGGTGTTTATCCGCGAGGGCGCGTGCAGCCGCCATCGTTGCGATTAG
- a CDS encoding MFS transporter, producing MTSPKAGSPAMVLVTVCIAQFMAPFMLTAVGVALPSLGRDLGATAMQLGLIEQLYVVSLAMGMLAFGRWGDIIGQRRVLLPGLALFTALTCSLGFTESVHMIMVQRFFQGLGACMVLSGSLALVAAAYPPELRGRKIGIVSACTYAGLSLGPVLGGYVTGHFGWRYVFLMPVPIGLAATGMCLFGMKEAPRNAFGERMDWRGGIFYAVSVAFLMLGAAHAKELPLGPAMIAVGVLGLAVFLRLQARTKSALLDINLLTRNRFFTLSCLAALGNYAATFGITFMMSLYLQYAKGLPPRLAGLVLLSQPVLQVVASPIAGRLTERFAAATLATVGMLVSSAGLFATAATIGPDTPLWLLVTELAVIGAGFGIFITPNSTAIMGSVQKRQFGLASGMIAAMRTFGMAVSMTSVTLIFSLLMGDAIITADTLPAFLSSMRVGLVAFAVFSCLGVILSFWRGKKSLR from the coding sequence ATGACGTCCCCGAAAGCCGGCTCCCCGGCCATGGTCCTTGTCACTGTCTGCATCGCCCAGTTCATGGCCCCCTTCATGCTCACGGCCGTGGGCGTGGCCCTGCCGTCCCTCGGCCGCGACCTCGGCGCCACGGCCATGCAGCTCGGACTCATCGAACAGCTCTACGTCGTGTCCCTGGCCATGGGCATGCTCGCCTTCGGGCGCTGGGGCGACATCATCGGCCAGCGCCGGGTGCTCCTGCCGGGTCTGGCCCTTTTCACCGCCCTGACCTGCTCCCTGGGGTTCACCGAATCCGTGCACATGATCATGGTCCAGCGCTTTTTCCAGGGACTCGGGGCCTGCATGGTGCTGTCCGGGTCCCTGGCCCTGGTGGCGGCGGCCTATCCGCCGGAGCTTCGCGGCCGCAAGATCGGCATCGTCTCGGCCTGCACCTACGCCGGGCTGTCGCTCGGCCCGGTGCTCGGCGGCTACGTCACCGGCCACTTCGGCTGGCGCTACGTGTTCCTCATGCCCGTGCCCATCGGGCTCGCCGCCACGGGCATGTGCCTTTTCGGCATGAAGGAGGCGCCGCGAAACGCCTTTGGCGAGCGCATGGACTGGCGCGGCGGCATCTTCTACGCCGTCAGCGTCGCCTTTCTCATGCTCGGCGCGGCCCATGCCAAGGAACTTCCCCTCGGCCCGGCCATGATCGCGGTCGGCGTGCTGGGGCTGGCCGTCTTCCTTCGCCTGCAGGCGCGCACCAAAAGCGCGCTCCTCGACATCAACCTCCTGACCAGAAACCGCTTTTTCACGCTGAGCTGCCTGGCCGCCCTCGGCAACTACGCCGCCACCTTCGGCATCACCTTCATGATGAGCCTGTACCTGCAGTACGCCAAGGGCCTGCCGCCGCGCCTGGCCGGGCTGGTGCTGTTGTCCCAGCCGGTGCTCCAGGTGGTCGCCTCGCCCATCGCCGGCCGGCTGACCGAGCGCTTCGCCGCGGCGACGCTCGCCACCGTGGGCATGCTGGTCAGTTCCGCCGGCCTGTTCGCCACGGCCGCGACCATCGGCCCGGACACGCCGCTGTGGCTTCTGGTCACGGAGCTGGCGGTCATCGGCGCGGGGTTCGGCATCTTCATCACCCCCAATTCCACGGCCATCATGGGCAGCGTGCAAAAGCGCCAATTCGGCTTGGCCTCGGGCATGATCGCCGCCATGCGCACGTTCGGCATGGCCGTGTCCATGACCAGCGTGACGCTCATTTTCTCGCTGCTCATGGGCGACGCCATCATCACCGCCGACACGCTGCCGGCCTTTCTGTCCAGCATGCGGGTGGGGCTGGTCGCCTTTGCCGTGTTCTCGTGCCTGGGGGTGATCCTGTCGTTTTGGCGGGGGAAAAAGAGCCTGCGCTAG
- a CDS encoding response regulator — protein MRPAEPDAHTTKSSASILWPGVLLSLALSIGCAVGLYALRLGELREAHKDLARLSLVLAGQTGLAFQEIDFVLTDTRTLLTPERLASPPTDAALHRLLHDRFRGLLQGQALLLFGPDGTMLAHSRVFPTPPVRVGDRDYFQAQKHATTDALFISAPLRNRVNNNWMISLARRLTTPDGGFAGVLMAAVEMRYFTHLYRALELPPSARIALQRSDGTLLATYPFDDTLLGRVEPPCRDGSGRISAGSPVPGLPMSVCLSLPLSTVLRRWHGLAWMIGLGTLAAVAGIGVLTGALAIRVRRDRLAARQQQRRLEELVALRTADLQQLLAFNETILETSPVGIGVYHQNGQCISVNDSFSRITGGDKEALQSLNFRHLDSWRDAGMLEHAVATLETGAPSHLECRMVTSFGKDVWIECHFVRFVRDGIDHLLLLLADISERKQAEAALLNAKRVAEAANVAKSEFLANMSHEIRTPLNGVLGMLQLMRTTSLDAEQDEYLSAAIISTQRLTSLLSDILDLSRIEAGKLTLQEADFKVADLKASILEVFSLVARNKGLRLEFSTDAAMPARLAGDEARIRQILFNLVGNALKFTTTGGVDVAAFALPPSADGRLPVVFSVRDTGVGIPDARLRDIVEPFVQGQNAPYALREGAGLGLSIVRRLVRMMDGELAIDNREGDGTTIYCALPLRAAQKGAPDEAPPPRAQADSTNRVRILLAEDEAINRLAAQKMLEKAGYAVTPAGSGEEILRLLAERPFDCILMDIRMPGKNGLEVTREIRQSPGLGPMAAIPIIAVTAYAMSGDREKFLEAGMDGYVSKPIDIAHLMEELERIMADRERPERN, from the coding sequence ATGCGGCCAGCAGAGCCGGACGCCCATACGACGAAATCCAGCGCGTCGATCCTATGGCCGGGGGTCTTGCTGTCCCTCGCCTTGAGCATCGGCTGCGCCGTCGGGCTCTACGCCCTGCGCCTTGGCGAGCTGCGCGAGGCGCACAAGGACTTGGCCCGCCTGTCCCTGGTCCTGGCCGGCCAGACCGGGTTGGCCTTTCAGGAAATCGACTTCGTCCTGACGGATACGCGAACGCTCCTGACGCCCGAACGGCTTGCCTCGCCGCCAACGGACGCGGCCCTGCACCGGTTGCTGCACGACCGCTTCCGCGGCCTGCTGCAGGGGCAGGCGCTGTTGCTGTTCGGTCCGGACGGCACGATGCTCGCCCACTCGCGCGTTTTCCCCACCCCGCCTGTCCGCGTCGGCGATCGGGACTACTTCCAGGCCCAAAAACACGCCACAACGGATGCCCTGTTCATTTCCGCGCCGCTGCGAAACCGGGTCAACAACAACTGGATGATCAGCCTCGCCCGGCGTCTGACCACCCCGGACGGCGGTTTCGCCGGCGTCCTCATGGCCGCCGTGGAAATGCGGTACTTCACGCATCTCTACCGTGCCCTCGAATTGCCCCCCAGCGCCCGCATCGCCCTGCAACGCTCCGACGGCACCCTGCTTGCAACCTATCCCTTCGACGACACCCTGCTCGGCCGCGTCGAACCGCCCTGTCGCGACGGTTCCGGACGCATCAGCGCCGGCAGCCCCGTTCCCGGCCTGCCCATGTCGGTATGCCTGTCGCTGCCCCTGTCCACGGTGCTGCGGCGATGGCACGGGCTGGCCTGGATGATCGGCTTGGGGACCCTGGCGGCGGTGGCCGGCATCGGCGTCCTGACCGGGGCGCTGGCCATCCGGGTCCGGCGCGACCGGCTGGCGGCGAGGCAACAGCAACGCCGGCTTGAAGAGCTGGTCGCCCTGCGCACGGCCGACCTCCAGCAACTGCTGGCATTTAACGAAACCATCCTGGAGACGTCCCCGGTCGGCATCGGGGTCTATCACCAAAACGGGCAATGCATCTCGGTCAACGACAGCTTCAGCCGGATTACCGGCGGCGACAAGGAAGCCCTCCAGAGCCTCAACTTCCGCCATCTGGACTCCTGGCGGGACGCCGGGATGCTGGAACACGCCGTTGCGACCCTCGAGACCGGCGCGCCATCGCACCTGGAATGCCGGATGGTCACGTCGTTCGGCAAAGACGTCTGGATCGAATGTCATTTCGTCCGGTTCGTGCGCGACGGGATCGACCATCTGCTGTTGCTGCTCGCCGACATCTCGGAGCGCAAGCAGGCCGAGGCCGCGCTGCTCAACGCCAAACGCGTGGCCGAAGCCGCCAATGTCGCCAAGTCGGAATTCCTGGCCAACATGAGCCACGAAATCCGCACGCCGTTAAACGGCGTCCTGGGCATGCTCCAGCTCATGCGCACGACCTCCCTCGACGCGGAGCAGGACGAATACCTCTCCGCCGCCATCATCTCCACCCAGCGCCTGACGAGCCTGCTCTCCGACATCCTCGACCTTTCCCGGATCGAGGCGGGCAAGCTGACGCTCCAGGAAGCGGATTTCAAGGTGGCCGACCTCAAGGCCTCCATCCTGGAAGTGTTTTCGCTGGTGGCCAGAAACAAGGGCCTGCGCCTGGAATTTTCCACCGACGCCGCCATGCCGGCGCGACTGGCCGGCGATGAGGCGCGCATCCGGCAGATCCTGTTCAATCTGGTCGGCAACGCCCTGAAGTTCACCACGACGGGCGGCGTCGACGTGGCGGCCTTCGCCCTGCCCCCCAGCGCCGACGGGCGGCTGCCCGTGGTCTTTTCCGTGCGGGATACGGGCGTCGGCATCCCCGACGCGCGCCTGAGGGATATCGTCGAACCCTTTGTCCAGGGACAAAACGCGCCCTATGCCCTGCGGGAGGGCGCCGGGCTCGGGCTTTCCATCGTGCGCCGGCTGGTGCGGATGATGGACGGCGAACTGGCCATCGACAACCGGGAAGGCGACGGTACGACGATCTATTGCGCCCTGCCGTTGCGCGCGGCGCAAAAGGGCGCGCCGGACGAAGCGCCGCCGCCCCGCGCGCAAGCGGATTCCACGAATCGCGTGCGGATACTCCTGGCCGAGGACGAGGCCATAAACCGCCTTGCCGCCCAGAAGATGCTGGAAAAGGCGGGCTATGCGGTGACGCCGGCCGGAAGCGGGGAGGAAATCCTGCGGCTTTTGGCCGAACGGCCCTTCGACTGCATCCTGATGGATATCCGCATGCCCGGGAAAAACGGCCTGGAAGTCACCCGGGAAATCCGGCAGTCCCCCGGGCTCGGCCCCATGGCCGCCATCCCCATCATCGCGGTGACGGCCTACGCCATGAGCGGCGACCGGGAGAAGTTCCTGGAGGCGGGCATGGACGGCTACGTCTCCAAGCCCATCGACATCGCCCATCTCATGGAGGAGCTTGAGCGGATCATGGCCGACCGGGAGAGGCCGGAAAGAAACTGA
- the pyk gene encoding pyruvate kinase codes for MHTKIVATLGPASIALDTMREMVRYGVRIFRLNFSHADAAYFEPIIKNIRTLESEFGIPLTALGDLCGPKTRIGEVADSPRSVNKGESLLLGLPDERPDPARDDRVFVSLDVPALLAGLRVGMPVNLSDGLLQFRVTREVKADRLYAMEAQNAGLLSSNKGIAFPGKHHALPALTAKDVKDLHEGIDVGVDALAISFVQNAADVVMTKEEIKKHGVWVPVVSKLERQNAVENLDEILKITDAVMVARGDLGLECPIPELPILQKKIIRACRHAQRPVIVATQMLLSMVKNPIPTRAESTDVANAILDGADCVMLSEETAVGDHVVETVKVMRQISDNALDYYLERIPSPYAPKREKNPRKFVAYSACLIADNMEGKAIVCHTVSGTNARLTSSRRPRQQIFGVTPDSRVMHFLNFAWGVRPRLLEATSGDHMARVEAFVQNCPDINPGDPVVITAGRPTPGNDTPGTNEIKIYYK; via the coding sequence ATGCATACCAAGATCGTGGCCACGCTCGGTCCCGCGTCCATCGCGCTCGATACCATGCGCGAGATGGTGCGTTACGGGGTCCGCATTTTCCGTCTCAACTTTTCCCATGCCGATGCCGCCTACTTCGAGCCCATCATCAAGAATATCCGCACCCTCGAAAGCGAGTTCGGCATTCCGCTGACGGCCCTCGGCGACCTGTGCGGCCCCAAGACCCGCATCGGCGAGGTGGCGGATTCGCCGCGCAGCGTCAACAAGGGCGAAAGCCTGCTGCTCGGGCTGCCCGACGAGCGGCCCGATCCGGCTCGCGACGATCGTGTGTTCGTGTCCCTCGACGTGCCGGCGCTGCTGGCCGGCCTGCGGGTCGGCATGCCGGTCAACCTGAGCGACGGGCTGCTCCAGTTCCGCGTCACCCGGGAGGTCAAGGCCGACCGGCTCTACGCCATGGAGGCCCAGAACGCCGGGCTGCTCTCCTCGAACAAGGGCATCGCCTTTCCGGGCAAGCACCACGCCTTGCCGGCGCTGACCGCCAAGGACGTCAAGGACCTGCACGAGGGCATCGACGTGGGCGTCGACGCGCTGGCCATCTCGTTCGTGCAAAACGCCGCCGATGTGGTCATGACCAAGGAGGAGATAAAAAAGCACGGCGTGTGGGTGCCGGTGGTGTCCAAGCTCGAACGCCAGAACGCGGTGGAAAACCTCGACGAGATTTTGAAGATCACCGACGCGGTCATGGTGGCGCGCGGCGACCTGGGCCTCGAATGCCCCATTCCGGAGCTGCCGATCCTGCAGAAAAAGATCATCCGGGCCTGCCGCCATGCCCAGCGGCCGGTCATCGTGGCCACCCAGATGCTGCTGTCCATGGTCAAAAACCCCATCCCGACCCGGGCCGAGTCCACGGACGTGGCCAACGCCATCCTGGACGGGGCCGATTGCGTGATGCTGTCGGAAGAGACGGCCGTGGGCGACCATGTGGTGGAGACGGTCAAGGTGATGCGGCAGATTTCGGACAATGCCCTGGATTACTACCTGGAACGCATCCCCTCGCCCTATGCGCCCAAGCGGGAGAAGAATCCGCGCAAGTTCGTGGCCTATTCGGCCTGCCTGATCGCGGACAACATGGAAGGCAAGGCCATCGTCTGCCACACGGTCAGCGGCACCAACGCCAGGCTGACCTCGAGCCGGCGGCCGCGCCAGCAGATTTTCGGCGTGACGCCGGATTCCCGGGTGATGCACTTCCTCAACTTCGCCTGGGGCGTGCGGCCGCGCCTGCTGGAGGCGACCAGCGGCGACCACATGGCCCGGGTGGAGGCCTTCGTGCAGAACTGTCCGGACATCAATCCCGGCGATCCGGTGGTGATCACCGCCGGACGTCCCACGCCCGGCAACGACACCCCCGGCACCAACGAGATCAAGATCTACTACAAGTAA
- a CDS encoding DUF1844 domain-containing protein, with the protein MGSDTQKKESPCGCNKAHADREPCFPPVSFITFVLSLAQSAMVLMGEAPEPDTGEYMQNLPQAKHTIDILAMLDCKTRGNLTEEEHKVLDNILCELRLAFVRKQ; encoded by the coding sequence ATGGGCAGCGACACGCAAAAAAAGGAAAGCCCCTGCGGCTGCAATAAGGCCCACGCGGACCGGGAACCCTGTTTTCCGCCCGTGTCTTTCATCACCTTCGTCCTGTCCCTGGCCCAGTCGGCCATGGTGCTCATGGGCGAAGCCCCGGAGCCGGACACCGGCGAATACATGCAGAACCTTCCCCAGGCCAAGCACACCATCGACATTCTGGCCATGCTCGACTGCAAGACGCGCGGCAACCTCACCGAAGAGGAACACAAGGTGCTCGACAATATCCTGTGCGAGCTGCGCCTGGCTTTCGTGAGAAAACAGTAA